The genomic region CGAACGCGTCGTCTCGCGCCTGCGCACAGCGCGGGAGGGCGAGTTGGTGCGCGACCTGCTCTCGACAGACGAACAGGTGAGGGGCGTGGCCTCGGCCGGGCTGGTCGAGGACGGCTTGTTCGCGCCGCGTGGCGAGGTCACCGTCGTTGTCGCACGCCCGCTTCCAGTCGACGCGGACAGTGTCGATGAGGACGACCGGATCGCTCTCCAAGCCGCTCTGGACAGGGTCTCCGCTCGACTCGGCGATCGAGGGAGCCTGCGCGTGGTCCGGCCGGACCACGCGGTCCTGGTCATCCCGAGCGCGTCGCTGCGACGATCACCGGAGTTGCCGGAAGCCCTCAGAACGAGCTCTCTGGAATGGTTGGGCAGGAGCGCGAAGTGGCGTGATGTGCATGTCGCCACGGGCAGCCCGGCTCGCCGGCTCGACGAGGCCGTGACGTCCTACACGCAGGCGCTCGACGCTCTGCGCGTCGCGGAGGCCATCCCCTCGTTCGCCCCTCTGGTCGCACACGGGGCTCTGGGTATCTACGCGCTGCTCGCCGGCCAACCTTTCGACCAGCTCGGCGTCTACGGAGTGCCTGCGGTGCGGCAGCTGCTCGAAGCCGACCGCGAGCTCTTCACCACGGCCGAGCTGTATCTGGACAGGGCGGGTGATGCCCGGGCGACCGCCGCCGAACTCGGACTGCACCGCGCGAGCGTGTACAACCGTGTCCGCCGCATCGAAGACGTCACCGAGCTCGACCTCTCAGATGGACAGCATCGCCTCCTTCTCCATCTGGGCATCAAGGTCTCTCGACTCCTGGGTCTGGTCTGAGCCGGAAACCAGCGGGCCGGCATCCCCCGTAGCCCCGCGCACCTCATCGGCGTTCGAGCGCGGCAAAGTGGTTCGCCTGCCCCGGAAACGAGCAGGGCAGGCGCCTCCGGCCCCAGCCGCATCCGTCCGTCCCGACTTCCTCAAGGCCCCGAGGTGTCCCAGGCACGGCGGGCCGGCGCGGAGCGTGCGTGGTTCACCGATGCCGTGTCCTGCTCGGCTCACCTGCGGAGCAGGAGCCGTGGCCTCGGCTGTCCGGCCGTCTCAGGTAGTCCGCTCGTAGAGCGTCCCTACGCGGATCAGGGTGGGGCGTCCGTCCGCGTCTCGGTTGTAGAACTGCACGGCCCTGAAGGCCCCTGGACTGCCGAGGTCCATGGAGAACCGGAGCCGCTCTCCGTCGATGCAGACGAGCGGCAGGGCCTGGCCGCCACCGGTGGTGCTTCCCATCAGCCCTTCCCACGCGGCCAACGCGGGTGCGGGTGTCATCCGGAGGTGGAGCCGCCCCTCGCGCACGTCGACGCGAACCTGACCGTTCGGGGACCCGTAAATCCCGGTGAACTGCTCGTTGTCGACCTGGACGACGGGCTCCGGAGGGAACACGGGAGCCGGACTGCGGACGTCAAAACACTCCTGGAGCAGGCTCTCGCACAGCGCCGAATACAGCGCGAGCCCGGTCGTGCTGTTCGTGAGTACCGCCAGAACGGCCTTCTGCTTCGGGATGACATACAGGTTCGAGTGCATGCCGAAGTTGGCGCCGCCGTGCGCCAGGACCGGGTCGTCACCCTCCCGCACGATGGCCCAGCCGAGTCCGTAGTTCACGTACATGGGGAAGCAGCCCCAGTAGTCGTCGAACTGGGGCTCGCGCATCTGGTGAACTGCTGCGGGAGAAAGGAGTCGGTGCCCGTCGGGTGTCGTCCCCTCGATGTGCATCCGCCCGAAACCGATCAGGGCTTCGGCGTCGAGCCACAGGCGGGACCCGGCCGGACCGTTCTCGGGCCATGCGCGCAGTCGGGGGACACGTGACGCGCTCCCGGTGGCAGGGTCGACGGTGTGTCCCACGGCGGTCGAACGTAGGAGGAGCTCTTCGGCGTCGGCGGTCGCATTGAGGCCGAGAGGCCGGAGGACACGCATTTTGAGCGCACTGTCGTAGGTCTCCCCGGTCACCACTTCGACCAGGCGTCCGAGGGTGCTCATTCCCATGTTGCTGTAGGACCATCGCTCGCCAGGGATTCCCGTGACCGGCAGGGCGTGGAGTTCGCGCATCAGCCGTTCGAGCACGTCGTCGCCTGGTGCCAGGTCCGGCATGTAGTCGCCTGGCAGGCCGGATGAGTGGTTCAGCAGCATGCGCACGGTGATCGCCGCTGACCGGTCGGAATTCGCGAGTCGGAAGTCAGGCAGGTAGGTCCGCACGGGTGCGTCGAGTTCAAGAAGGCCCTCGTCCACGAGGGTCATCGCCAGGGATGCGGTGAACACTTTGGTGACGGACCCGGCGGCGAACAGGGTGTCAGGCCGCACGGGTGCGCCGGTGGCCACGTTGACCGTGCCGGTCTCGGCTTTGACAAGCGTGCCCTCGTGCCACAGGGCCGCTGAGGCGCCTACCACGTTGAATTCTCCGGCCAGCGCCGAGAGCCGGCGAGTGAGTTCCTTCGATGTCATCATGCCCACAAAGATAGGTGAGCGGACTATCGGCCACACGCGACACCGGTCTCTCTTGCCCGGTGAGTGTTTTTACATATGTCGTGCAGGCGTGCGAAGACACGGCCGACTGGTTGCGGCTTTTCTCGTGCTCGGCTCCGGTCGCAGCCGCAGTGGCCAGAAAATGACACCGCGCCCCCGATCAACGCTCCGCACTCACGACGAACGACCGGGCAGGAAACTTCGTCCTTTTACGCACCCACGGGCGATCAGCGCGTTTCGTTCACGCAGGTCGGGCAACCGGGCAGGCGAACCCCGTGGTGGAGAAACCTCTTGTAGCGAGCCTCTTCCTCGAGCGGGGCAGGCAGCTCAGCGGTCAGTAGCGGCCGCTCCGGGAGCGTGTCGCGGTTCACCAGTGCACCATCCTTGATGACGGCGTGGATGGTTCGGTAGTTCTCGGCACTCTGCAACGGGTTCTCGTCGAGGACGACCATGTCGGCGATCTTGCCCGCTTCGAGTGTTCCGAAATCGTCGTCGACCTTATAGGCCTTGGCGATGTTGCGGGTCGCGGCATGCAGTAGATCCATCGGCGCCATGCCTTTTTCTTCCATGGCTTTCAGCCAGATGAAGTGTCCTGTCGCCAACCGCCCCAGAGCTTCTTCCTCGGGCAATCCGTTCCAGGTACCCTTGATCATCGGCTCCTGCATGACCTCCGGGGCGAGAATCCCTCCGTCGTTCGCAAGGAGGATCGTCGCTCCGGAGTCGATGAGGTTGCGACAATTGGAATCCGACGCCTTCCACATCGTCCATTCAAGATCCGAAATGGATTCCTTCAGGATTTCCAGCCCGTTATCGGTCAACGGAAAGACAACGGCCCCGCAGTCTCCTTGAGCAAGCACGTCGAGGGTTTCGCGTGGAATCTCGGTAGGTCCGGTCATGTTGCAATGCTGCACGAGGTCACAGCCCGCCTCGATCGACATCCTCAGGCCCTCGACCGACGCACTGTGCGATTGCGCGGTCAGCCCGGAGCGATGAGCCTCTTCGACGATGGCGCGCTGCGTTCGCTCCGAAAATTGAATGAAGGCACCGGCGGCTGTCCCACCGTGTTCGTTCGACGCGTACTTGACAAAGTCGATCCCGTTCTCAATGTACGTGCGAACCTCTTCACCGACCGCTTCGGGCGTCATCCACATCAAATGCCGACCGGTGTTTTCGACCCATGCCGCGTTCACCCGGTCGACGAAATGTGAGCTGCCGATTCCGGGAATCCTCCCATCGAAGTCCGCGGAGAACGGACCGTCGAATCCGATGATGTTTCCGGCGCAGCGGATGCGACTGCCCACGATCTCGCCCCGGTCGATCCTGTCACGGACCGCCATGAGTGCACGCCGAGGACCCCAGGTGTCGAACACTGTCGTCATTCCGGCATTGAGCGCAACCTGGGCAGCCTCGACGATCAGGTCCTCGTAGCTTCCCTCGTATCGAACGAGTGTCTCGAAGAGGACGTTGACGAACATATGCACATTGGCATTCATCAGCCCAGGGATGATGAACTTTCCGTCGAGATCGACCGTTTTCTCGACCGCCGTAACCGGAAGCTCATCCCGTCGTCCGATCGCCGAGATACGGCCATTCTCCACCAGGATCGACTGCCCGTTCACGGCCTTTTCTGAGACACCGTCGATGACAGTCGCACCGGTCAACAGGAGTGACATCGTTTTCCTTTCATGGTCGCCTGCGCCCTTCTGAAAGAACGCGGCGCGTCAAATTGATCTTCGCCGGTCAAGCTTCCGGATATCCGGCTGGAACCGTCGCTGCCTCATGCGCGGCTGTCAATGTGCACCGGATACAGACTCGCCCTCCCCTGAGGGAGGGCGTCGCGGGCCGATGCCGCCCGCAGTGCTCCGCCGGCACCTCACTCGCCGATCCCGACACGCGCGGTACCTCCCCACGACCAGGGACGATCAGCGCCACACGTTCTGTGCTACACGGAGGAAGTTCTCACCGAGAATGCCCCGGACCGCTTCGGGTGGGTAGGAGCGATTCGCCAGTTCCGCCGCGATCTCGGGCAGTCGCTCCGGCTCGACGAAGTCGATACGATCCCATTTCTCGTAGCTCGACGGAAACAGGTCGGGATTCTGGGTCAGCTCCGCGTTGACATCGTCGGCGGCGAAGCAGAAATCGAGACCGATCCCTACATGCTCCCAGCCGACCAGGTCGACGGCGTGATCAATGTGGCGCATGAGCGCTTCGGTGCTCGTGTCGTTGTCACCCAGGAAGATGCCCACACCATTGATACCGATGACGCCCCCGGTCTCGGCGCACGCCCGGATCTGGTCGTCCCACACGTTGCGCTGATGGTCATGGATCGCGCGCGTCGCCGAATGGGAAAGCACGACGGGCGACGTCGACGCGGCGAAGAGGTCCATCGACGTGCGGTAGGAGCAATGGGTCGCGTCGACCACCATGCCCACTCGGTTCATCTCCGCCACCACCTCTCTGCCGAACTCGGTCAGACCGCCGTCAGAATCGTCGTGACAGCCCGAACCGGCTGCGTTCTGCTGGTTGTAGGTGAGCAACATGGTCCGGACGCCGAGGTCGTAGTACGTCTGTACCGTGTCGATGCGACCGCCCAGCGGACGCGTGTCCTCAAGGTCGAACGCCACGGCGAGACGTCCGGTGGCCTTGGCCCGGCGTACGTCGTCGGCCGAATCGGCCATGACATAGCGGTCCGGGTTCGTGAGCACGTGACGGCGGAAGGCGGATAGGACGCTGATCGTGTCGTCGATGTCATGTGGCGCGTACCCCACGTTCACCGACACGAATGAGGCGCCCGACTCTGCGTAGCGCCACAACTCGTCGACGCGGGTGTCCGGGTCGAGCGGAAGGCAGCAGTGCTGCTCCCACACCAGCGCTCGGGCGTACTCCGCCGCCAAATCGGGCTGCGTCGTCGCGTGCTCCTGCTTCATGGAACTCCCAGAGGCGGTAGGCGGGTCTCGTTCGAATGCTAGGACTACGCGGGACGACGGACGAGCACCATCTGTCGCATTGCGGAAGACGCCCGATCGACACATGTCGTGGGTGCCGACCCGACGGGGCCGTATCAGAGTCGGGGCCGAGACGCGTCAGTGCCGGTCACTTCCCTGTGGCGATCGAGGGACCGCCCGCGCCGACGAGCAACGGAGCCCAAAGGAAGCTCAAGGGCCTCGCTCGCCCGGGCCGCGCCACCGGCGGGCGTGGTCCTGGGGGCGTCGTGGTCACCGCCAGGCGTTACCGAACTCTGTGGTCAGTCCATCTCGGGGGCAGCGGGGGTTTCGGTACATCCACGCGAACTTGCCTGAGGTCGGGCGTCTTGTGCCGCCGTCACGGCCGGACGCCGACGCTCGGCGGGGGCCGGAACGAGTGCCCGGCACCCCGGAACGAGGCCCCGGAGAAGGATGGAACAGGCGCCGCGAGCGATTTTGGGGACGAGCAGACAGGTCGAACGTCGAGTTAGGAGGCGGTGCCCTCGGCGACGATGGCGACGAAAGCGGCGCCGAGGGAACCGGCCACCGACGAGGCTTCGCCGAGATAGCCATTCACCATCGCGCCGTCCCGCGCGATCATCAGCTGCCGCGCGACGGAGGTGACGTCCTTTGCCCCGGCCTCCCCCGCGACGTCCGCGAACGTGTCGAGCATCCATTGGCGGTGGGCGTCGACGGTGAGCCGGACCGGGTCCTCTTCGTCCGAGAACTCCGCCGCGGCGTTGATGAACGCGCATCCTCGGAATCCCGGACTGCAGCTCGCGGATCCGATCCCGCCGGCGAGCTCGCGCAGCGAACCCACAGGATCGCCCGGGCGAAGCACGCTCTGCAACCACCCGCGCTCCGCAGCGGCCTGCTCCTCCAGGTAGGCGACGACGAGGTCACTCTTCGTGCGGAAGTGGCGATAGAAGGTGACCTTCGTAATGCCGACCTGCTCGATGATGCGGTCGGCGCTCGTGGCGCGGATGCCGTGGGCGTAGAACAGCTCGTTCGCCGCGGCGAGGATGCGCGCACGCGTGGCCGACCCCGACGTGGTGCGCGTTGACGGCTCGGCGGTATCGGCGTGCATGTCTCTGCTCCGGTTCTGGTTCTGGCTGGTTGCGTCAGTGCTGCGGACAGTCTATGTTCATCTATGTAGACGTACTAGTAACTCTACATCAGCGACTCAAAGGAGACATCATGTCCGCACCCCTGTACACCACCGTCGCGACCTCGACCGGCGACGGCCGCGCCGGAGGGCGTGCCGTGACCGACGACGACCTGCTCGACGTCACCCTCGCCATCCCGGCGTCCATGGGCGGACCAGGCGGCGCGACCAACCCCGAGCAGCTGTTCGCAGCCGGCTGGTCGTCGTGCTTCCACTCGGCGCTGAAGTTGGTCGCTTCGCAGCGCAAGGTGCAGCTGGTCGACTCCGCCGTGGCCGCCGAGGTCTGGATCGTCAAGACGGAAACAGAAGGACTGGGCCTGAACGCCGCGCTGCGGGTACACGTCGGCGGCGGCCTGGCCCCCGAGACCGCCGAGAGCCTCACCGCGGCCGCGCACGAGGTGTGCCCCTATTCGGCGGCCGTCCGCGGCAACGTTCCCGTCACCATCACCACTACGGCCGCCTGACCATCACCCTGCTTCCCGAAGGAAAAACATCATGACCACCACCCAAGCGACCTCCCCGTCGACGTTCAGCCAGGCGCTTCGCCGCCTCTACCTCCTCCGCTTCGCCTTCGCCGTCGTCTGGTCCGGGCTCCTGTTCACGACCTCGACCATGGCCGGGCCCATCCTGACGATCGTGTTGATCGTCTACCCGCTCTTCGACGCGGGCGCCGTCCTCTGGCAGCTCCGGGCCGAGCGGGACTCCCAGCGGTCGAAGGCCACAGAGTGGGTCAACGTGGTGGTCAGCGTTCTCGTGGCCATCGCACTCGGCGTGGCGTCGACCGTGTCCATCGCCGCGGCCCTCGCCGTCTGGGGCGCCTGGGCCATCGGCTCCGGCGTGCCCCAGCTCATCACCGCCGTCCGCAACCGGCGCTCCGGAGGCCAGGTGCCCCAGATGCTCAGCGGCGGGATCTCGGTCCTGGCCGGCGGCGCGTTCCTGTCCCAAGGGCTGCAGGGCGCCGCAGACATCGTCGGAGTCGCCGGCTACGCCACCATCGGCGGGCTCTTCTTCCTGATCTCCGCCATCCGCCTGAGCATCGTGATGCGCAAGCACGCAGCCTGAGGGTGACGTCGAACCACGAGGTCGAGCCGACCTCGGTCAGAGGTGAGGAGGTGGCTCCGGGTGACTTCCCCGGAGCCACCCGCAGGGCCTCAGGCAAGGCGCTTGGTGTTCCCCTGTGAGCCGTGTCCCGACAGGTCCGACAGCGACGCGGCGGTCTCGGCGACGAGCGGTCCGAACTCCTGAGCCGACTGCGAGTTCAAGCGGAAGGACGGACCTCCGATGGTAAGGGCGGCGACGACGGTACCGGTGGAGTCGAAGATGGGCGCCGCGATCGAGTTCAAGCCCTTCTCCCGCTCCTCCTCGGTCAAAATCCAGCCCTGTTGACGGACTAGTTTCAACTGAGCTTCGAGTTCGGGCGGGAATTCGACTCCGGCGCCCTCGTTCATCTCGACGAGCACCGCGCTGAGGAGATGTCGGTCGTAGGCCAGGAACACCTTTCCGGCGGCAGCAGCGCGCATCGGCATGACCTGCCCGACGTAGCCTCGAAAGATGATCGATTGGGTGGACAGCTTGACCGCGACGGCCACACGCGTTGTGCCGCGCGGAATGTACACACCCGCCGTCTCGCCCGTCTGGTCGCGAAGACGCGCCGCCGCCTGGTTCACCGCTTCCAAAAAGTCGGAGCCGGCCGTCGCGGCCGCCATCCACGTGAGCACCCGCAACCCGATGCTGTAGGAGTCCCCGTCCTTGTGGAGCAGTTCCTGCGTTGTCAGCGTGTTGACCAGCCGGGCCACCGTGGACATCGGCACTCCGGTCAGCCGGTGCAGTTCTCCGACAGAGAGGTGGGTGCGCTCCGGTGTGAAGCAGTCGAGGAGCTTGACCGCCTTCTCGATCACGAGTACCGAGGAAACCGCCGCCATGCCACTCTCCTTTGTCCGTCAGGCCAGTTCGACCGCTCGCAGCCGCTGCACGTTCCTTGCTCTCGTTCGTACGGCCCCGGCGCGCAGTCTAGTCCGCTCAGCGGCCGCGGTCGGACGGCTCCCGCCGCGTGTGCGCACCCGGCCATGTTGGTCACGATCCGTTGTATCCATAGCGATCCGCGGTCCAGCGTTCGATCCGCGTGAGGACGACAGTGGGGGCGAGTGCGATCGCCGCGATCAGGATTACTTCGCCGGCGATGTTCTCCATCCGGCCGGTGGAGACGTTTCGCAGGAGCTCCTGCCCGACGCCGGAGGACCCCGCGAACATCTCGGCGATGATCAGCCCGAGGAAGGTGAATCCGAAAGACAGCCGCAGGCCGGTGGCGATCGCGGGCAGCGCGGACGGCCAAACGATCTTCCTCATCACCTGGATCTCACCCACTCCCAGTGACGATGCGAGCTTCAGATGGGTGCGCGACACACCGTGTGCCGCCTCGGCCGCGATGATGAACATGGGCAGGACACCGCACGCGAAAGCGAACGCGCCACGGCTCACGTCCCCCAATCCCAACAGAAGCAGGAAAATCGGGAACAGGGTCACTTTGGGCACGGAGTTCAACGCGTGGACCAGAGGCAGGATCGCGCGGGACCAAAAGGCGCGCACACCCAACAGGGTGCCGGCGATCGCCCCGACGGCGGCAGCGGCGGCGTAGGCGAGCACCAGGACTCGGACGGTATCCAGGACGCTCGCCTGGAATCCGGAGTTGCCGAGTTCGGCCCAGAGCCCCGCGACGGCCGCGGCGGGAGTGGGGACGATGGTGCTCTTCAGTGCGGTCGCGATCGCCCACCAGCACGCCACTCCCAGGGCCGCGAACAGGACCGGCGGCCAGAGGCGATCGATTCGATGGGTGAGACCGGTACGGCGTTGCGGAACCGCGGAGAGCTCGGTCACCGCTGCCTCCAATCGATGGCGGAACCCAGTCGGTTGACGACCAGGATCAGTACAAGGGCGAGGAGGGAGACGAGGAGGATTCCGCCGTACATGTCGGTCGAGTTGAAACCGGTGTACGCGCGGGAGATGAAATGGCCGGCTCCCCGGGTGGACAGGATGAACTCGGTCGCCAACACCGAGATGACGGCATAGGACAGCGCGAGTTTCAGGCCGGAGATGATATCCGGCAGCGCGGACGGCACCAGGATCAGACGGAAGTGCTGGAACCGTGTGAGGCGCAGCGAACCCGAGACCTTCACGACCGAGGCGGAGACAGAGGAGAATCCGTCCCGTGCCCGTGCGATGACCACGACCGCGCTGAACGACGTGGAGATCACGATGATGGGCGCCAGTCCGGTGCCGAGAAGTACGACCAGTAGCGGGTACATCGCAAAGGTGGGGACCGCGTAGAAGACCGAGACGTACGGTTGCAGGGCCAGGTCGCACCACCTGAACCGATGCATCGCGTACGCGGTGACCACGCCGAGGACCGCGGCGGCGACGAAACTGACGCCGATCGTCAGCGCCGTCCATGCCAGGTCGTCCCGCAAGAACGCAGGTTCGGTGATGAGTTCACCGGCACGGGTGGCCATCGTGGTGACGGGCACGAGCTCGAAGGGGGTCGCCAGGATGAAGCGCGCATACACCTCCACGCCGGCCAGGAAGAGGATCAGGACGAGGACGCGCCACATCGGAGCCGGCAGACCGAGTGAACGGTCCTGGTCCAGACGCAGGTAGCCCGGGAGTGCGGTTCGGGGTGCCAGGTGACGGACACGGGTCATGATGTGGACCTCATCGATGTCGAGGCCTGATCGCGCAGCGTTCCCCAGATCCGCTCGGTGGCCCCGATCGCGGTCGGCGTCGTCAGGGTGTCCTCCGCACGCGGGCGGGGCAGGTCGATGCGGATCTCGTCGAGGAACGTCCCGGGGCGGGCACCCATCACCAGGATCCGGTCCGAGAGCAGCACTGCTTCCTGAATGCTGTGGGTGATGAAGAGGACGGCCGTCTCGAGCCGTTCGACGACGGCCAGCAGCTCGAAGGCCATGAGCAGGCGCGTCTGTTCGTCGAGGGCACCGAAGGGCTCGTCCGCGAGGATGAGATCCGGCTCCATGATCAGGGCGCGGGCGATGGCGACGCGCTGCCGCATCCCACCGGAGAGCTGCCCGGGGTGGTGTGAGGCGAATCCCGCCAGTCCGACCTTGTCCAGGAGGGCCTCCGCCCGTTCCCTGCGCTCGGCGCGCCGCACGCCCTGGACCTCCAGAGGGAATGCCACGTTGTCGAGAACCGTGCGCCAGGGGAGGGTGGCCGAGTCCTGGAAGATGATCGCCGTGTGCTCCCGCGGAGCCCGGAGGGGCTCGTCGGCCACCCGTACCGACCCCGAGGAGGGAACCTGCAAACCGGCCACGAGTTCCAGCAGGGTGGACTTGCCACAGCCGCTCGGACCGACGATCGAGACGAACTCTCCCTGGTCGATATCCAGGTCCACCGGACCGAGCACCCTGGTGCTTCCGAACGCGCGAGTCGCTTGCCTCACGTGCACGTGGCTCATGGCCGTTGACGGGCTGGAACCCGCAACGGACGTTGCGGATCTTTCCTGGAAGGTCACGGTGTTCACCTTTCTGTGGTGGGTCGGTCGATGGTCACGAGCAGTCGGCGGGAAGGTCCGCCACCGCTCCTTGGGGGAGGAAGCGGTCATCGATGAGCGTGCAGTAGTCGACGTCGCCCTCCAGGCCGCTCAGCTCGGCGGACGTGGTGCCCGCTTCGAGTGACCGGGCGTCGAAACCGACGTTCCAGGCGGTCGCCTCCGTCGCGTCTCGCACGACCTCGAGAGCGACGTCCGTGGGGACGTCGACGTGCTCGGCATAGATGTCGGCCGCCACGTCGGGGTTCGCGGTGGCCCATTCGATCGCTTCCTGGTAACCGGCCAGGACAGCCTCGACGACGTCGGGGTGCGACTCGGCGAACTGAGGGCTCGTGGTGATCACGCTCGTCTGGAACTCGTCGATGTAGTCCTGGGTCTCGACCACGAGTTTGAAGTCGTCCTTGCTGTGGGCCGCCAGAGTCGGTGGGAGCCAGGCGACGTCGACCTCTCCGGCCTCCAGCAGTGCGACGCCCTCCCCCACACCGCCCGCGGCGACCCGTTCGGCATCTGACGGCAGGCCGGCCACCTCGGGAAGCATGAACGACAGAGCGTAGATCGAGGAACCGGAGTTGGTGTAGGCCCAGGACCGGATGTCCGCGAGTTCGTCGACCTCGTCGTTGTCCCTGAGCGCGTAGAACTCTCCCCCGTAGGTGTTCTGCACGCCGCCGCCGACGGCCAGTACGGGCACGCCCTGCCGCGCGGCGTCCAGGACGGAGTTGTAGCCGACCTCCCCGATCGGAAGGTCGCCGGACAGCTGTGTCCGTAGCGTCGCGCTCCCACCGCTTCCCGCCACGATCTCGCCGATCTCGACACCGCGCTCCTCGAAGAACCCCTGGTTCCTTCCCACGAGCCACGGGATCGAGAAGTACTCGTTGGCCGCCAGCACGGCGACGTCCAACTGGTAGGGATCGCCCGTGTCGGCTCCGTCGCTCGACGCGGAACACGCCGTACCGAGACCGAGGAGTGCCGTCAGCCCGAGGGCGCCCAAGCGGATCCGTGTGTGATTCATTGAAGCCCTCTCAGTCACATCGTGGTTTGCACTACCACATCGTGGTGTGACTGTACTCACACGCCCAACGCCTGTCAACGGCGTCTGCGCAGATGATGGCGAAATTTGCCCGAGCCCTAGCGTCAGCCAATTGACTGATATATGGTTCCTAAAACCACCATGCGGTGACCAACAAACGAAAGGAAGTGAGTCCATGGGCAGGCACGACATCAAGGGCGACGCGCAGAGGATCTACGAGACCGTGGTGGCCGGAGGGGCGGTCATCATGCCTGGCGACGTCGGATACGCGGCGACGGCCACTTCCTCGGAGGCCCTGCTGCGCCTGTTCCGCGCCAAGCGGCGCGCCCCGCACAAGCGGCACGCCATGGGCGGCAACTACGCCCTGCACCGCGAAGTACACCAACTCGACCAGCAGGAACAGGACATCATCGACGCCGTGGTCGT from Nocardiopsis aegyptia harbors:
- a CDS encoding ABC transporter ATP-binding protein translates to MDLDIDQGEFVSIVGPSGCGKSTLLELVAGLQVPSSGSVRVADEPLRAPREHTAIIFQDSATLPWRTVLDNVAFPLEVQGVRRAERRERAEALLDKVGLAGFASHHPGQLSGGMRQRVAIARALIMEPDLILADEPFGALDEQTRLLMAFELLAVVERLETAVLFITHSIQEAVLLSDRILVMGARPGTFLDEIRIDLPRPRAEDTLTTPTAIGATERIWGTLRDQASTSMRSTS
- a CDS encoding ABC transporter substrate-binding protein encodes the protein MNHTRIRLGALGLTALLGLGTACSASSDGADTGDPYQLDVAVLAANEYFSIPWLVGRNQGFFEERGVEIGEIVAGSGGSATLRTQLSGDLPIGEVGYNSVLDAARQGVPVLAVGGGVQNTYGGEFYALRDNDEVDELADIRSWAYTNSGSSIYALSFMLPEVAGLPSDAERVAAGGVGEGVALLEAGEVDVAWLPPTLAAHSKDDFKLVVETQDYIDEFQTSVITTSPQFAESHPDVVEAVLAGYQEAIEWATANPDVAADIYAEHVDVPTDVALEVVRDATEATAWNVGFDARSLEAGTTSAELSGLEGDVDYCTLIDDRFLPQGAVADLPADCS
- a CDS encoding ABC transporter permease — encoded protein: MTRVRHLAPRTALPGYLRLDQDRSLGLPAPMWRVLVLILFLAGVEVYARFILATPFELVPVTTMATRAGELITEPAFLRDDLAWTALTIGVSFVAAAVLGVVTAYAMHRFRWCDLALQPYVSVFYAVPTFAMYPLLVVLLGTGLAPIIVISTSFSAVVVIARARDGFSSVSASVVKVSGSLRLTRFQHFRLILVPSALPDIISGLKLALSYAVISVLATEFILSTRGAGHFISRAYTGFNSTDMYGGILLVSLLALVLILVVNRLGSAIDWRQR